One Gammaproteobacteria bacterium DNA segment encodes these proteins:
- a CDS encoding type II toxin-antitoxin system RelE/ParE family toxin: protein MIRSFKHKGLAKFFKSGSTAGIRAAHAKRLRLILGRLNAASDTKDMDLPGLRLHELSGNRAGIWSVTVGGNWRVTFRFEDGDAVIVNYEDYH, encoded by the coding sequence GTGATTCGAAGCTTCAAACACAAGGGCTTAGCCAAATTCTTCAAGTCCGGCAGCACCGCAGGGATTCGGGCCGCTCATGCAAAGAGGCTTCGGCTTATTCTCGGTAGATTGAATGCAGCATCAGACACCAAAGATATGGACTTGCCGGGACTTCGGCTGCACGAACTCTCAGGGAATCGCGCCGGAATCTGGTCCGTGACGGTCGGCGGTAACTGGCGAGTGACGTTCAGATTTGAGGACGGGGATGCCGTGATAGTGAATTACGAAGATTACCACTGA